Proteins encoded within one genomic window of Halodesulfurarchaeum formicicum:
- a CDS encoding potassium channel family protein, producing MAGRVEYEPASVKALLAEMKDTAELLIDLSYSAVLHHSDAIAEEVLALEERMDVLQIRARMSLMLAARNPEDAESLAPVLGITGAAEKISDAAGDIAKVVLEDIGLPENMRASLPVAIETLVRTNVIESSPYAGHTLGGLNLETETGVRVIAIRRGGDWVLNPSRETRLEAGDVLLLRGPEAGIIEVVETAAGESYSPPVIPDVEDADLDRAVNSLVLMKNMSELAVDLAYGSVLYDSVPLAEEVIELEAEVDALKSRFEAWTLRAAAQSADPVSLRGLVHIAQSTEVISDAALEISEGVIRGLDSHVVVQEAVEESDEVLTRTTVEAGSKLDGTTLGERAVKTETGMRVIAVRRPTNGSDEWEVQPGPETAVRAGDVLLAKGTRSGAANLTALATAP from the coding sequence GCCGAACTCCTCATCGACCTCTCTTACTCCGCGGTCCTGCATCACAGCGACGCGATTGCCGAGGAGGTCCTGGCACTCGAAGAGCGGATGGACGTGCTCCAGATCCGCGCTCGCATGAGTCTCATGCTCGCGGCCCGGAACCCCGAAGACGCCGAGTCGCTCGCTCCCGTCCTGGGAATTACGGGGGCCGCGGAGAAGATCAGCGACGCCGCGGGCGACATCGCGAAGGTGGTCCTCGAGGATATCGGCCTCCCGGAGAACATGCGGGCCTCCCTGCCCGTCGCGATCGAGACCCTGGTCCGGACCAACGTCATCGAATCCTCGCCGTACGCGGGGCACACGCTCGGTGGTCTCAACCTGGAGACCGAAACTGGGGTCCGGGTGATCGCCATCCGACGGGGTGGCGATTGGGTGCTCAACCCCTCCCGAGAGACCCGGCTGGAAGCCGGGGACGTGCTCTTGCTTCGCGGGCCGGAAGCGGGGATCATCGAGGTCGTCGAGACGGCCGCGGGCGAGTCCTACTCGCCACCAGTCATCCCCGACGTGGAGGACGCGGACCTCGATCGGGCGGTCAACTCGCTGGTCCTGATGAAGAACATGAGCGAGTTGGCCGTCGACCTGGCCTACGGCAGCGTGCTTTATGACAGCGTGCCGCTGGCCGAGGAGGTCATCGAACTGGAGGCCGAGGTCGACGCGCTGAAGTCCCGCTTCGAGGCCTGGACGCTTCGAGCGGCCGCCCAGTCCGCCGACCCGGTGTCGCTGCGGGGCCTGGTCCACATCGCCCAGAGTACGGAGGTCATCAGCGACGCCGCCCTGGAGATCAGCGAGGGGGTCATTCGCGGGCTCGACTCCCACGTCGTCGTCCAGGAGGCTGTCGAGGAGTCCGACGAGGTCCTCACCCGCACAACGGTCGAGGCCGGGAGCAAACTGGACGGGACGACCCTCGGCGAGCGCGCGGTCAAGACCGAGACCGGGATGCGGGTAATCGCGGTGCGACGACCGACGAACGGCAGCGACGAGTGGGAGGTCCAGCCCGGGCCGGAGACGGCAGTCCGCGCGGGTGACGTGCTTCTGGCCAAAGGCACCCGCAGCGGGGCGGCCAACCTCACGGCACTCGCGACCGCGCCGTGA